The Peribacillus simplex genome contains the following window.
AGCTGTTTCAGCTTTAACCGCTTCCCCGAATGATGACTACGATACCGGTACCATCATCGTGGAGATAACCCCCGGGGAAAAGGCTGGCAAAATGGCAAAGGTGATGCTGAAGCCTGAAACGGATTACGTGAAGATCATCAACAAAACGAAAACAGTAGCGGCAGACGGCAAACAGGAAATTGAAGTCGAACGGTCTCATGGCACAGATGTCATTACAATCACCGGGACCATTCCGGAGCATGCCGGGGTGACCGAAGAATGGATCTCAGTGAAAGATCCCACAGAATATGCCCTGAGCCTATTTGAAAAGTCAATGAAGAAACATGGAATTAAAGTGTTGGGAAAAAGGAAAAAAGGAAAAGCCCCTGTAGGAGCGGACTTGATCGCCACTCATCAATCCATGCCACTTTCACAACTGCTTATTCCTTTCATGAAATTGAGCAATAACGGCCATGCTGAGGTTTTGGTGAAAGAAATGGGCAAAGAAGCAGCAGGGAAGGGAAGCTGGAAAGATGGTTTGAAGGTCGCTCGAAATCAAATGAAGGGTTTGGGTCTCAATATGCAAACAATCAAGATGCGTGATGGATCTGGCATATCCCAAGTCAATATGATTCCAGCGAATGAATTAACGAAACTGCTATATGCCGTACAGGAGAAAACGTGGTTTCCTGCTTACTTGAACGCTTTGCCGATTGCAGGAAATGAAAAGCGGATGGTAGGCGGTACGCTTAGAAAGAGAATGAAAGGGACAAATGCAGCTGGGAACGTTCGTGCGAAAACAGGGACCATTTCAGGAACGAGCTCTCTATCAGGTTATGTGACGACCAAAAGAGGGGAAAGAGTCATATTTTCGATCATCGTGAATAATTTCATGGAAGAAAAGGGCATTACGGCAATCCAGGATAAGATAGCCGTGATGCTTGCAGAACAGGAAAAGCTATTGGTGAGCGGACTTTAGTATCCATTTTGAAAGGTAATCTTGAAGTTCAGAAAAATCTGCGATGAACAGATCAGCATCAGCCAATTCATTTTCTTCGGCAAATCCAAATTGGCAGCCTACAGCCGATAAGCCATTTTTCTTTGCTGCCTCGATGTCGGATTTCCGATCCCCAATCACAATGGCGCTATCAATTCGATAGTCTTTCAACAACATTTGCACTAATTCGGTCTTCGAGCCTTTCGAGGACCTTTCCACGCTATATATGTCCGTAACGAATTCATGCAGCCCAAAATAAGAACAGATTTCTTCCAGGTACTTTACTAGACCGTTGCTAGCAATGAAAATGGAAATTCCAAGCTGTTTGATCGTTGACAAGGTCTCCATGACGAGGGGGAAAAGCTGACCATTCCCTTGTTTGATTTCTTGAATCAAGCAATCTAAAAAAAGTTGGTCAGCCTGTCGGCGAATATGATCGGGATGCTTAGGTAATAGAGTTTCCCATACGACTGTCAGCGGCACGCCCATTATCTCTTGATACTTGGCAAGGGGGGTATTCCCCGTCCAGCTCCCTTCTGATCGAAGTATCTCAAATGTTCTTTCAAGTGAAGAACCTAATATCTTGTTTGTTTGAAACAAGGTGCCGTCCATATCGAAAATGGCGGCAAATTGGATTCTGTTCATTACTAGCACCTTCTTCTTAGTTTTTTTCATTTTATCCCCACAAGGAAGGAATATAAGGGAGGACGAATAGAAATAAGTAGTATAGGAGGAATGCTTATGAACTTTCCAACACTTAATGGACAGTATACGATTAAAAATCTTATTGCTGAAATTCACGAAATTTCCCAAAAAAGATCTCCATATATTATGGCCATCGATGGTCGGGGCGGGTCTGGAAAAAGTACACTCGCTTCCCTTATCCATGCAAAGTATCCAGGTAGCGCAGTCGTTCATATGGATGATTTTTATTTGCCATCATCGAAAAGGATCCAGTTGCCCCCAGCCCAAAAACAGATTGGAGCGGATTGTGATTGGGAACGGGTTTTTAACCAAATCCTAAAACCGCTTACCGTAGGGAATGATGCAAGGTATCAAAGGTATGATTGGGAAACGGACACTATGGCCGAATGGCATATCGTTCCTGCTGGAGGCCTTGTCATTATTGAAGGGACGTATTCTATCCGTAAAGAATTGGCAGGGTCCCATGATTTCACGATATGGGTGGAATGTCCCCGCGATCAGCGCTTGAAACGTGGTCTCGAGCGGGATGGTGAAGATGCGCGTCAAATGTGGGAGGATAATTGGATGGTTCACGAAGATCTATATGTCGACGCGCAAAGGCCGCAAGAAAGAGCGAATCTTGTTGTGGACGGAATGAGCTGAATCCTGGGATATCTGGAAAGTCACTTTTAATTGTAAGTGTTTACCTGTAAAATTCATATTGAATTTTTAGATAAATTTCTGGGAAGCCAGAAGCATGGGGGGAAATTATGTTTAATAATGAAGAACAAGCAGCCGTATATAAAGCCATTTATAACCGAAGGGATATCAGGAGTTTTTTGCCCAAGCCCATTTCAAAGGATATACTCCGCAGAATCTTGGATGCTGCACATCATGCGCCGTCTGTAGGATTCATGCAGCCTTGGAGTTTCATTGTAATTTCATCTCAGGAAACCAAGAACAGTTTGGCATGGGCAGCGGATAAAGAAAGAAGGGCACTAGCTATTCATTATGAAGGGGGTAAAGAAAATAAGTTTCTTAGTTTGAAAGTGGAAGGGTTAAAAGAAGCACCCTACACCATTTGTGTAACATGTGACCCGACACGTGGCGGCTCCCATGTTTTGGGGAGGAACTCTATTCCGGAAACGGATATCCTATCAACGGCCTGTGCAATTCAAAATATGTGGCTGGCTGCCTGTGCGGAAGGATTGGCAATGGGATGGGTAAGCTTTTATAAGAAGAATGATATTCGTGACATTTTGGAGATTCCGCCGCATGTAGAACCCATTGCACTCATGTCAATTGGCTATACGGATCAATATCCGGATAAACCCATTCTTGAACTTGCCAATTGGGAAAAAAGAAGGCCGATGGATGAACTTATTTTCGAGGATAAATGGGGTAAAAGATGAAACTTTTATAATAAATGAAGGACATGGATTCTGAATCCTCTTCGAGTGAACTGGGGAGGGTTTGGGAAAATCAGTTACACAGGTATTGGAAAGTTAATCTTAACAAAGTTATAAAGCCCCTGGATTAGGGGTTTTTGTTGTGAGGAAATGGTTTTCTGAGAAAAAAACAGAAGGGCACTCATTCATTATGGGCGATTAAAAAGATTAATCCTGTTGACACATTTACGTTGGAGGGGAAGGCAACGGACCTGCAGCCATCACGAAGTGGTTGTAAATGAAAGAAGCAGTGGAAATATAAAAGGCTCTTTCGGAAGATACATATTCTGAAAGAGTCTTATTGAATGTACGTATTCAATAATTTCCGAGGATCCTGGTAAGCCTTTGTGAACACCGATAAACTAAAAATAAAAACTGGCTGCACTTTTAACGTTGTAAGTTTTTTGATTTTAAAGTCGCCTTTTGGAGGATTCAGGTATACCGAGATCTTCATGGTTTTCTTGTAGGTTTTTCTGCTGAATCCGGTTAGTGCTTTTTATCGATCGTATATGCCAATTCATTAATCCTTAAGCTCCCACAGCTGAATGAGTAAACAATCAGTCAGATCTTTAGCCCCAACTCCAATGGGGCCAAGGAATTGCAATACTTGATTCATATCTTCTATTTCTACCACGGACACGGAAAATGCGAGGCAGCCCAATTTACATCCAATTCAAGAAATCCATATTCATTTAAGCCCCCCATTGGGGAATCTCCCTTTCGATAGCTTTCAAGGATCTTAGCATGCTCGTTTCTTCTAGTTTTTCCAGTGTTTCTGCTTTGCTGGAATAATAATCGTTCGGGTTGTAAACATCGTCGCCGTTGAAACTCGACAATATGCCTGTCATTTAGCACTTAATGTAATGGATGGGGTGATTAATGATTTGAATACGAATCGAATGATTTATATATGAATCAATACTTGCTCGTGATGATTTGATTATGAATCGTTGTACCTTGAATACCTTTAATATAAGACTCATATAATTTGGCATGCATCTTGCTATATCTATATATATAAATATAAAAATAAATTAGCTTGAAAAAAATCCATAACATGAGAAGGGTGTTTTTTACATGATTAAAGAGAAGACGGGTATTCAGGAATTAATCGATTTGGACAAAAAGCATTTTATTCATCCGACTACGGCAATCGAGCAACAGCAGGCAGATGGTCCAAGTTTCATCTTTAAGGAAGGGAAGGGAATATATCTTACGGATGTCACGGGCAGGACAGTCATTGATGGCATGGCTTCACTTTGGAATGTGAATATTGGACATGGACAAGAAGAGATGGCTGAAGTCGCGAAGGAACAAATGGCGAAGCTAGCTTTCACCTCAAGTTTCGCCACTTTCAGCAATGAGCCGGCAATCCGGTTGGCGGCCAAAATCGCTTCCATCGCTCCTGGGGATTTGAATGCAGTTTTCTTCACTTCAGGTGGATCAGAGTCGAATGATACGGCCATCAAACTTGCTCGTCATTACTGGCTTTTGAAAGGGCAGCCTAATCGTCAAAAAATCATTTCCCGCTCGAAATCCTATCATGGAGTGGCAATGGGAGCTACAAGTGCGACTGGCCTGAAGCCGTTCCGGGACTTCACGAATTCAATCGCACCGGATTTTTACCATGTGGACGGTTCTTCCATTGAAGAGTTGCGTAAGGTCATAGAACAGGAAGGACCAGAAACGATTGCGGCATTTATCGCTGAACCGATTCAAGGGGCCGGTGGCGTGAACCTTCCTCCTGAAGGCTATTTTAAGGAAGTAAGGGAGATTTGTAATGAATACGGCATTTTAATGGTGACGGATGAAGTCATTACAGGTTTCGGAAGAACAGGGACTTATTTTGGGATTGAACATTTTGGTGTTGTACCTGATATGATGTGCTTCGCAAAAGGTGTGACGAGCGGATATGCACAGTTAGGCGGTGTCGTCCTGAATGATAAGATGCATCAGGATTTCATTGCCCTTTCAAAAGGTACGCTTTTACACGGCTACACATACAGCGGGCATCCTATGGCTTGTGCGGTTGCTTTGAAAAATATTGAAATAATTGAACGTGAAAACTTGATAGAAAACTCGAAACAGCGTGGTGAAGAGTTGCTTGCCGGCTTCAAGAAGCTTCAAAGCAAACACCCGATTGTTGGTGATGTCAGGGCACTTGGATTAATTGGAGGCATCTCCATCGTAAAGGACAAACAAACAGGTGAAGGCTTTGAGACACAGCTTGCTCCAAGACTGGTTGCTGAAGCGGCGAAGAATGGTTTGATTTGCCGGTCTGTTACGTTTGATCAAGATACACTCGTATTCGCCCCACCTTTAATTATTACTAAATCGGAAGTCGAAAGAATAATTGAAATCCTTGATGAGACATTTACTGCTGTTGAAAAAGAAATATTATAAGAGGTGAAAAGGATGGTCATGACGGAAACGCTGAAAAAGAAATTATTCATTAATGGTAAATGGCAAGAAGCTGAAAAGTTCACGACACTAAAGTCTCCCTATAGCGGGGAAGTTCTAGCGGAGATTCCTTCTGCAAGCCTTGAAGATGTCGAGTTGGCAATAGAATCAGCCTATCAAGCTAGAAAAACAATGGCAGCTTTGCCTAGTCATAAACGCGCTGCCATACTTGAAAAGCTCGCGAGTCTTTTGGAAAGCCGTCAAGATGAGGCAGCTGAAATTATTGCTAAAGAGGCAGCGAAACCGATTAAAACGGCAATGGTTGAAGTATCCCGGACAATTGCCACATATAAATTTGCAGCAGAGGAAGCAAAAAGGATTCATGGAGAAACATTGACGATGGATGCTACAGCTGACGGAGAAGGAAGGATAGGATACACAGTCCGTGAGCCTCTTGGCGTTGTGGGTGCGATTACCCCATTTAATTTTCCAATGAACCTTGTAGCCCATAAAGTAGGCCCGGCCATTGCTGCCGGGAATACACTTGTCCTGAAACCTGCGAGCCAAACACCGCTATCTTCGCTATTTCTTGCTGAACTATTAGCCGAAACGGATTTGCCGGCAGGTGCGTTTAATTTAGTTACCGGAAGCGGTTCGGTTATTGGTGATAGATTAGTCACCGATTCACGGGTGAAGAGCATTTCATTTACTGGAAGTCCTGCTGTCGGAATCGGGATTCGTAATAAGGCCGGATTAAAGAAAGTGAGTCTTGAACTAGGTTCGAATGCGGCTGTAATCGTTGATAAGGGGATCAATATCGATAAAATCATCCAACGCTGTGTATCGGCAGCATTCGCTTTTCAAGGGCAGGTCTGTATTTCCTTACAGCGTGCATATGTTCATGAAGAGGTATATGATGAGTTCGTCAAAAAATTCATAGAAGCAACGAATGGCTTGAAACTAGGAGATTCTTTGGACCCGTCGGTGGATATTTCGGCATTGATCAGCGCTGGTGATGTACAGCGAAGCCTGGATTGGATCGGTGAGGCTAGACAACACGGTGCGATCGTTGCAGCAGGAGGTAAATCTGAAGGGAATATCCTGCATCCAACTGTGTTGCTGGAAGTGGATGCAGTGCTTAAGGTATCATGTCAGGAAGTCTTCGCTCCCATTGTTTTGATCAATAAGGTTTCGTCCGTTGAGGAAGCGATTGATTTGGTCAATGATTCCGAATTTGGATTGCAGGCCGGGATTTACACAGAAAATATCAATCTGGCTCTTTCTGCCGCAGAAAAATTGGAAGTCGGCGGTGTTATCATTAATGATATCCCAACTTACCGTGTCGACAACATGCCATATGGCGGAGTTAAAAAAAGCGGAACGGGCCGCGAAGGGCTGAAATATGCAATTGAAGAAATGACGGAAATGAAACTGGTCATTATTAACCGAAATTAATCAAAAAAAGAGATGAGCAGCTGCTCATCTCTTTTTTTGAGCTGCGGGTTTCATTTTTCTAGGAATCTTGAAAGAGATTGAGATGAAGGATTGCCCATGTGGTATGCAAAAATGAATAGGTAATTCACGGATGAATTTAAATGGTTGACGGGAACGGGGAAGAAAACGTGATTTCCCTATTATTTCAAACTGGCATGAATCTTGCTCATATTATATATAGGTAGAAAACTTAAAACCGAGGAGGAATTTAGATGCAGGAAACTTTACAAAATAACACGAAAAAGGAAGGAACGGGAGCACTGGACTTAAAGATGTTCATCAATGGAAAATGGGTGAATTCGACTTCAGGTGAAAAGAGGGATGTATTGAATCCGGCCACGGGAGAAGTTATTGCTACAGCTGCGGAAGGCACACAGGAAGATGTGGATGCAGCGGTAGAAGCAGCAAAATATGCATTCTATGAAGGTGGATGGTGGGGTACTCCGGCAGTGGAGCGAGCTCGCATTTTATTCAAAATTGCTGACAAAATAGAAGAAAAGGCTGAAGAACTTGCTGCGTTGGAAACATTGGATAATGGGAAACCGTTGCGTGAGGCTCGTTATGACATAGATGATTCAGCAGCCTGTTTTAGATATTATGCAGGGTTGGCTACAAAACCGACTGGTCAGACTTACGAAGTTCCTGATGGTCAGCAAGCGATGGTCGTAAGGGAACCGATCGGTGTATGCGGGCAGATCGTTCCTTGGAATTTCCCTCTAATGATGTCAGCCTGGAAATTGGCCCCGGCACTTGCTGCAGGAAATTCAGTTGTGTTCAAACCATCGGAGGTTACACCAGTGACAGCGGTCAAACTATTTGAAATCATGGATGAGGTCGGATTGCCAAAAGGTGTCGCAAACCTTGTGTTAGGAGCGGGACCAGTTGTCGGACAGGCCATTGCCGAACATGAGGAAATCGATAAAGTAGCCTTTACGGGTGGAACGGAAACAGGACGTAAGATCATGGAGGCTTCACTGGGTAACCTGAAGAAGGTGACATTGGAGCTCGGCGGAAAATCGCCCAATATCGTATTTGCGGACTCTGACTTTGAGACTGCAGTGGATTATGCTCTATATGGGATTTTCTGTAATCAAGGACAGGTTTGTTCAGCAGGCTCCCGGTTACTTTTGGAGGAGTCCATTTACGATCAGTTCATTGCAAGTCTTACCGCGAAGGCAAAACAGATCAAAGTAGGTTCAGGATCTGATGAAAAGAGCCAAATGGGCCCTGTCGTTTCAGAGGCACATATGAACAAAATATTATCGTATATCCAAATTGGAAAGGAAGAAGGAGCCAAGTTAATCGTCGGTGGGAATAGAATTAAAGGAAACGGTTTGGAAAAGGGATTTTTTGTCGAACCTACCATTTTTGTTGATACGACACCGGATATGCGTATTGTACAGGAAGAAATTTTTGGCCCAGTGCTTGTCGTTCAAAAGTTCAAGGATGAAGCTGAAGCTCTTCGACTTGCCAATGATACGAAATATGGATTAGCGGGAGCGGTGTTCACGAATGATATCGCAAAAGCATACCGTGTCATAAAAAAAGTGCGTGCCGGCATCACGTGGATAAACTCATATCATCCGACCTATAATGAAGCTCCTTGGGGAGGATTCAAGCAAAGTGGAAATGGACGTGAACTCGGCACTTTTGGTTACGAGGCTTATACGGAAGTGAAGCAAATCAATAACAACTTGGATATTCAACCAACAGGTTGGTTTGATGAAGAGTAAATAGCTTGACGAAAAGGCTGTTCCTTGGGGAACAGCCTTTTTTGTGGAATCGCAGTTATAATGCCAGAATCATAAATATATTTCTAGAATCGCAGATAAAATCCCGGAAATAGAGATATATTTCTAGAATCGCAGATAAAATCCGGAAATCGTAGATATATTTCTAGAACCGCAGATAAAATCCGGAAATCGTAGATATATTCAAAGGTTGCTGGACATTGATTTACTTTTGTTGGACTTTTTCAAGATCCACCCGTCCTGAAAAGAAAACGGCGCCATTACCCATATCTGAAAGGCGATCTGGGGTAAGGGAATTGATGTGTTGTTTGGTCTCAGGTGTATTCCGCCATAAGCCTTGGCTGACTAGTACGCCGGGTAACACATTTTCACCGGGAGCAGCGGTGAGCAAACATTCACCGCGTCCGTTCCAGATTTTAACCATATCTCCGGAAGCTATTCCTAATGTTTTGGCATCAGCGGCATTCATGTGCAGCTTCGGTTCCTTTTCCAAGGAGATATGTTTGGCATTATTTGAAAAGGTTGAATTCAAGAAGTTGTGATTAGGTGCCGGTATGAATAAAAATGGCAGGTCACTGTCTTTTATGATTGGCGTATATGTTGGCAGAGGCTGGTATCCATCCAGTTTCATCCGATCTGAGTAAAGTTCGATTTTTCCGCTTGGTGTCGGTAGTTTACCTGGGAATATCCGGCGCATCTTTGCTTTGACAAATTGATTCCTTGATAGGGAGTCATAGGTGATGCCATCTAAGTGCGGGTTATCGGGAAAATCCAGCGCCTGCCGTATCATTTCTTCCTCTGAATCTCTAAAAGCTTGTTCCTCAAAGCCCATTCCAACAGCCAAAAGTTTGAACAATTCAACATTCGATTTCGACTCTCCATATTTATTGACTACAGGTTTTTGTATTTGGACGTAATTATGCCAGTATGAATTATAAAAATCCTCCGTTTCATAAGATGATGTGGCAGGGAGGACAAGGTCAGCATACATGGCCGTTTCGGTTAAGAATAGGTCATGGACCACTGTGAATAGATTTTCCCGCATTAAACCTTGCTTCACTTTATTTGCATTCGGAGCGACAAGTGCTGGGTTGGAGCCGTATACAAACATGGATCTAATCGGGTTATCCTTTTCCAAAAGAGCTTGACCGATTTGGTTCATATTAATGGTCCGGGTAGCTTTATTATTCAATAAATCAGGACGTCTTAAGGCATTTGTATTAAAAGCAAGATAGCCTGAATTCCCTTTGATCGCTCCGCCGCCTTCCACCATCCATTGTCCGGTAAGTGCAGGCAGGCAGGCAATGGTACGTACTGCCATGCCGCCATTGTCATGGTGCTGAAGGCCATTGCCTATGCGAACGAATGATGGAGTGGTGGTGCCATACATCCTGGCTAATTCATATAAATCATCAATTGGAACGCCAGTGATCGCGGAGACGGTCGCAGGCTCATATTGGCGGACGTGTTCGCGCAATTCAGCAGCACCCACTGTGTATTCATCGAGAAAAGGCTGATCGACTAGATTCTCGTCAAATAGTATATGCATTAAACCGAGGGCGAGGGCAGTGTCTGTACCAGGAAGAATCGGTATGAACCAATCTGCCCACTTACCGGTTTGGTTTTTATGTACGTCAATGACAACTACTTTGGCCCCGTTTTTTCGGGCTTGCTGCGCAAGCGTAACTTGGTGCATATTTGTGCTCACGGCGTTAATGCCCCACAAGATGAAAAGCTTTGTATGAATTGTTTCTTCAGGGTCGATGCCGAATGAACCACCCATTGTATAGCTGTATCCGACTGAGCCGGCTGCATTACAGATGGAGCGCTCAAGCATGCTTGCACCGAGTTTGTGAAAAAAACGCCGATCCATCCCCTCTGCGCTGAGGTTGCCCATGTTTCCATAAAAGCTGTAGGGAAGTATGCTTTCAGGACCATGCATTTCGATCAGTTCTTTCCACTTTGAAGTGATTGTGTCAATGGCATCTTCCCAGCTGATTGGAGTGAAATTCCCTTCTCCTTTCGGGCCGATGCGCTTTAATGGCTGCTTTAAGCGATTGGGGTCATATAGGCGGGCAGTCATGTTTCGGACTTTGTTGCAAATATTCCCTTTGGTGACTGGGTGATCAGGGTCCCCCAGGACTTTAATGATTTTCCCGTCTTTTTTGTGCAGCAGTAAACCGCATTGATCAGGACAGTCAAGCGAGCAAACAGAGGGAAAGACTCCATCTGGCTGATCGATATAGGATTGCATGGGCGTATTCCTCCTAATAATCTAATCTCATAAATGAATCCAAAATTCTTTTATATCTTAATTATATTGAAAGTGAAATCATTGAAAGGTGCAAGAACTTCTTAACATATGTTTTTTTTTCTGATAAGCTTACAAGATGAAAATTAACCTATATTTATCACAAAACCAATAAGTAATAGGAGGATTCATTTTTGGATTATGGAATTATAGTATCAATTGGGATATATATGGCAGGTATGCTGTTAATTGGTTATTTCGCCTATCGGAAAACGGCCAACTTAACAGATTATATGCTTGGCGGACGGAACTTGGGCCCGGCTGTAACTGCATTGAGTGCAGGTGCTTCCGATATGAGCGGTTGGCTATTGATGGGTCTTCCGGGTGCAATGTACATTAGCGGTTTGAGTGCTGGCTGGATTGTCATCGGCCTGTGTGCAGGATCTTATTTAAACTGGTTATTCGTGGCGCCGCGACTTCGGACATATACGGAAGTGGCCGACAATTCGATTACGATTCCCGACTTTCTGGGAAATCGCTTTAAAGATGAATCCCGGATTTTAAAAGTGGTATCAGCATCGGTCATTTTAATTTTCTTCACCTTTTACACATCTTCAGGTATGGTAGCAGGCGGTGAGCTTTTCCGCTCCACTTTCAATTTGGACTACCGGTGGGGCATCTGGCTGACGGCGAGCGTCGTTATTCTTTATACATTATTTGGCGGATTTCTGGCTGTTAGCTGGACGGACTTCGTACAAGGTACGATTATGTTCATTGCCTTAATTCTAGTACCAGTTGTCACGATTGTAAATATTGGTGGCTGGGATCCTACCTTCAATGAAATAAAATCGATTAACCCGAATTTATTACATGCTTTTGAAGGAACATCAACCATAGGCATCATATCACTTCTGGCTTGGGGACTTGGTTATTTCGGCCAGCCTCATATAATCGTTCGATTCATGGCGGTTTCATCTGTTAAAGATTTGAAAAGGGCACGAAGAATCGGTATGGGCTGGATGATTTTTGCTATCGTAGGAGCCATGTTCACCGGATTGGTAGGGATTGCTTATTTTAACCTGACAGGCAGTCCTTTAGGGGAAAGAAATGCAGAGTCTGTCTTCATCCTTTTAGCTAAAGAACTGTTTCCTTCTTTAATTACAGGTTTCTTGTTGGCGGCGATTTTAGCAGCGGTCATGAGTACGATTGCGTCTCAGCTGTTAGTTTCGGCAAGTGCTCTGACGGATGATTTCTATAAGCAGTTCATTCGGCCAAATGCATCGGATAAGGAATTGGTGCTGGTGGGACGGTTCGGCGTTTTGGCAATTGCTGCCATAGCCCTCATTTTAGCTTTTAATCCCAGTGGTACGATTCTTAAATTGGTGGGTTACGCATGGGCTGGTTTTGGAGCGGCTTTCGGTCCGGTCATTTTGTTAAGCCTGTACTGGAAGCGAATGACGAAATGGGGAGCACTGGCGGGAATGATTGTCGGTACCGCAACCGTGATCATCTGGGAAATGATTGATAAGTTCTCTGAAGTATACGAAATCATTCCCGGTTTCATTGCTGGTACAATAGCGGTGGTTGTCTTCAGCTTATTATCGGCCAAGCCTTCAAAAGATATAGAAGAGGAATTCAATCAGGCCATCAAAAACCTCTCTTGATCCTTTGAAACAGCCCAGTTAAATGGTGCTGGATTTTTTAGAGATATGAAACAATGAATGCAATATATATGATAC
Protein-coding sequences here:
- the dacB gene encoding D-alanyl-D-alanine carboxypeptidase/D-alanyl-D-alanine endopeptidase — encoded protein: MTYKRKLSFIFFLFLICFFNGESMQAANDDGNLGQEIQQILDDSPELGGALTGISIRSAESGVMIYERGSQTRLRPASNLKLLTAAAALETLGEDHVFQTELYIKGVQVGHVLQGNVYLKGKGDPTLLEKDFDELASSLKHKQVKLVHGDLIGDDSWYDDIRYSRDLVWSDEQEYYGAAVSALTASPNDDYDTGTIIVEITPGEKAGKMAKVMLKPETDYVKIINKTKTVAADGKQEIEVERSHGTDVITITGTIPEHAGVTEEWISVKDPTEYALSLFEKSMKKHGIKVLGKRKKGKAPVGADLIATHQSMPLSQLLIPFMKLSNNGHAEVLVKEMGKEAAGKGSWKDGLKVARNQMKGLGLNMQTIKMRDGSGISQVNMIPANELTKLLYAVQEKTWFPAYLNALPIAGNEKRMVGGTLRKRMKGTNAAGNVRAKTGTISGTSSLSGYVTTKRGERVIFSIIVNNFMEEKGITAIQDKIAVMLAEQEKLLVSGL
- a CDS encoding HAD hydrolase-like protein, which encodes MNRIQFAAIFDMDGTLFQTNKILGSSLERTFEILRSEGSWTGNTPLAKYQEIMGVPLTVVWETLLPKHPDHIRRQADQLFLDCLIQEIKQGNGQLFPLVMETLSTIKQLGISIFIASNGLVKYLEEICSYFGLHEFVTDIYSVERSSKGSKTELVQMLLKDYRIDSAIVIGDRKSDIEAAKKNGLSAVGCQFGFAEENELADADLFIADFSELQDYLSKWILKSAHQ
- a CDS encoding uridine kinase family protein; amino-acid sequence: MNFPTLNGQYTIKNLIAEIHEISQKRSPYIMAIDGRGGSGKSTLASLIHAKYPGSAVVHMDDFYLPSSKRIQLPPAQKQIGADCDWERVFNQILKPLTVGNDARYQRYDWETDTMAEWHIVPAGGLVIIEGTYSIRKELAGSHDFTIWVECPRDQRLKRGLERDGEDARQMWEDNWMVHEDLYVDAQRPQERANLVVDGMS
- the bluB gene encoding 5,6-dimethylbenzimidazole synthase; amino-acid sequence: MFNNEEQAAVYKAIYNRRDIRSFLPKPISKDILRRILDAAHHAPSVGFMQPWSFIVISSQETKNSLAWAADKERRALAIHYEGGKENKFLSLKVEGLKEAPYTICVTCDPTRGGSHVLGRNSIPETDILSTACAIQNMWLAACAEGLAMGWVSFYKKNDIRDILEIPPHVEPIALMSIGYTDQYPDKPILELANWEKRRPMDELIFEDKWGKR
- a CDS encoding aspartate aminotransferase family protein, with protein sequence MIKEKTGIQELIDLDKKHFIHPTTAIEQQQADGPSFIFKEGKGIYLTDVTGRTVIDGMASLWNVNIGHGQEEMAEVAKEQMAKLAFTSSFATFSNEPAIRLAAKIASIAPGDLNAVFFTSGGSESNDTAIKLARHYWLLKGQPNRQKIISRSKSYHGVAMGATSATGLKPFRDFTNSIAPDFYHVDGSSIEELRKVIEQEGPETIAAFIAEPIQGAGGVNLPPEGYFKEVREICNEYGILMVTDEVITGFGRTGTYFGIEHFGVVPDMMCFAKGVTSGYAQLGGVVLNDKMHQDFIALSKGTLLHGYTYSGHPMACAVALKNIEIIERENLIENSKQRGEELLAGFKKLQSKHPIVGDVRALGLIGGISIVKDKQTGEGFETQLAPRLVAEAAKNGLICRSVTFDQDTLVFAPPLIITKSEVERIIEILDETFTAVEKEIL
- a CDS encoding aldehyde dehydrogenase family protein, with translation MTETLKKKLFINGKWQEAEKFTTLKSPYSGEVLAEIPSASLEDVELAIESAYQARKTMAALPSHKRAAILEKLASLLESRQDEAAEIIAKEAAKPIKTAMVEVSRTIATYKFAAEEAKRIHGETLTMDATADGEGRIGYTVREPLGVVGAITPFNFPMNLVAHKVGPAIAAGNTLVLKPASQTPLSSLFLAELLAETDLPAGAFNLVTGSGSVIGDRLVTDSRVKSISFTGSPAVGIGIRNKAGLKKVSLELGSNAAVIVDKGINIDKIIQRCVSAAFAFQGQVCISLQRAYVHEEVYDEFVKKFIEATNGLKLGDSLDPSVDISALISAGDVQRSLDWIGEARQHGAIVAAGGKSEGNILHPTVLLEVDAVLKVSCQEVFAPIVLINKVSSVEEAIDLVNDSEFGLQAGIYTENINLALSAAEKLEVGGVIINDIPTYRVDNMPYGGVKKSGTGREGLKYAIEEMTEMKLVIINRN
- a CDS encoding aldehyde dehydrogenase family protein, with the translated sequence MQETLQNNTKKEGTGALDLKMFINGKWVNSTSGEKRDVLNPATGEVIATAAEGTQEDVDAAVEAAKYAFYEGGWWGTPAVERARILFKIADKIEEKAEELAALETLDNGKPLREARYDIDDSAACFRYYAGLATKPTGQTYEVPDGQQAMVVREPIGVCGQIVPWNFPLMMSAWKLAPALAAGNSVVFKPSEVTPVTAVKLFEIMDEVGLPKGVANLVLGAGPVVGQAIAEHEEIDKVAFTGGTETGRKIMEASLGNLKKVTLELGGKSPNIVFADSDFETAVDYALYGIFCNQGQVCSAGSRLLLEESIYDQFIASLTAKAKQIKVGSGSDEKSQMGPVVSEAHMNKILSYIQIGKEEGAKLIVGGNRIKGNGLEKGFFVEPTIFVDTTPDMRIVQEEIFGPVLVVQKFKDEAEALRLANDTKYGLAGAVFTNDIAKAYRVIKKVRAGITWINSYHPTYNEAPWGGFKQSGNGRELGTFGYEAYTEVKQINNNLDIQPTGWFDEE